In Micromonospora sp. NBC_01813, the following are encoded in one genomic region:
- a CDS encoding jacalin-like lectin, whose product MRKPASATGTWLPVGLVATLAITVGLVAGPGARPAAASATSGTVSVLTYNVAGLPAWLSSGNPAVNTRPIGQRVGGYDVVHVQEDFNYHADLYAANSHPHRTPTSGGVPFGDGLNTLSYHPYSDLTRVRWNTCNGTDCLTPKGFTRTRIRLADGVHVDFYNAHPNAGSTDADLAARRANISQLTAYVLANSAGNAVVVAGDTNTRWTRAGDNIRDLASAAGLTDAWVQGQRDGVPPAAGSPALVCDPAQVTDACEVVDKILYRGNRLIDLDLLRYANDNADFLDAAGAPLSDHYPITATLRWSLADDLRMSDDWGGPHGTPFTDVDQVRPGAQVSRLTVRGGARLDQVSLAVADGPVLSHGGTGGSPASLDLTAGERLTQVTLTRGQRDGRTRVFSARFVTSRGRVLAAGTPTADAVTFTAPAGWQIGGFHGRGGAELDRLGVIYTPAP is encoded by the coding sequence ATGCGGAAACCCGCGTCTGCGACGGGCACCTGGTTGCCCGTCGGACTCGTCGCCACCCTTGCGATCACCGTCGGACTCGTCGCCGGTCCCGGTGCCCGGCCGGCGGCCGCGTCGGCGACCAGCGGCACGGTGTCGGTGCTGACCTACAACGTGGCCGGCCTGCCGGCCTGGCTGTCCAGCGGCAACCCGGCGGTCAACACCCGGCCGATCGGGCAACGCGTCGGTGGCTACGACGTGGTCCACGTCCAGGAGGACTTCAACTACCACGCCGACCTGTACGCGGCCAACTCCCATCCACACCGGACGCCGACCAGCGGCGGCGTCCCCTTTGGCGACGGGCTGAACACGCTGTCGTACCACCCGTACTCCGACCTGACCCGGGTGCGCTGGAACACCTGCAACGGCACCGACTGCCTGACGCCCAAGGGCTTCACCCGGACCCGGATCCGGTTGGCCGACGGCGTCCACGTCGACTTCTACAATGCCCATCCGAACGCCGGCAGCACCGATGCCGACCTGGCTGCCCGGCGGGCCAACATCTCCCAGCTCACCGCGTACGTGCTGGCGAACTCGGCGGGCAACGCGGTGGTGGTGGCCGGTGACACGAACACCCGGTGGACCCGGGCCGGGGACAACATCCGCGACCTCGCCAGCGCCGCCGGTCTCACCGACGCGTGGGTCCAGGGGCAACGTGACGGCGTTCCGCCGGCCGCCGGCAGCCCCGCGCTGGTCTGCGACCCGGCCCAGGTCACCGACGCCTGCGAGGTGGTCGACAAGATCCTCTACCGGGGCAACCGCCTCATCGACCTCGATCTGCTCCGGTACGCCAACGACAACGCGGACTTCCTCGACGCCGCCGGTGCGCCGCTGTCCGACCACTACCCGATCACCGCGACCCTGCGCTGGAGTCTCGCCGACGACCTGCGGATGAGCGACGACTGGGGCGGCCCGCACGGCACCCCGTTCACCGACGTCGACCAGGTCCGCCCCGGGGCGCAGGTCAGCCGGCTCACCGTACGGGGCGGCGCCCGGCTCGACCAGGTCTCGCTGGCGGTGGCTGACGGGCCGGTGCTCAGCCACGGCGGCACCGGCGGCAGCCCGGCCAGCCTCGACCTGACCGCTGGCGAACGCCTCACCCAGGTCACCCTGACCCGAGGGCAACGCGACGGGCGGACCCGGGTGTTCTCCGCCCGGTTCGTCACCAGCCGCGGTCGGGTGCTGGCCGCCGGCACCCCGACCGCGGACGCGGTGACGTTCACGGCGCCGGCCGGGTGGCAGATCGGCGGCTTCCACGGCCGCGGTGGCGCCGAACTGGACCGGCTGGGAGTGATCTACACGCCGGCACCCTGA
- a CDS encoding ABC transporter ATP-binding protein, with protein MAGGGGMGGMGASWSMLRSMRDDDKMRAHRVNRGTTRRIVAFAGPYRRDIVVFLITVVLAAGIGVATPVLAGDVINAITGGGTDAGATVVRLALFIAGLAVVDALLSLAQRWYAARIGEGIILDLRTRVYDHVQRMPLQFFTRTQTGALVSRLNNDVLGAQRAFTSTLSGVVSNVIQLVLTAAVMFTLSWQITALSLALLPIFIVPARRVGRRLAEITRESYDLDAKMNATMTERFGVSGALLVKLFGQPEEESRRFTERADRVREIGIQSAMYSRTFFVAMLLVASLAQALTYGLGGWLAVTGAVSAGTVVTLALLLTRLYGPLTALSNVRVDVMSALVSFDRVFEVLDLKPSIAQRPDAVPVPPGTGRLEFRDVRFRYPSAAEISLASLEDVATLDRTVSEPVLRGVSFTAEPGQLVALVGPSGAGKSTTAMLVSRVYDVTDGEILIGGVDVRDATLDSLRDTIGVVTQDSHLFHETIAENLRYAKPGATDDELWAALRGAEVAELVRALPAGLDTVVGERGYRFSGGEKQRIAIARLLLKAPSIVILDEATAHLDSESEAAVQRALSVALTGRTALVIAHRLSTVRDADQILVLDGGRIVERGRHTDLIGAGGLYAELYRTQFAVADSPIRFPDDTGPDPVAVGGTRQFPIDPEPGV; from the coding sequence ATGGCTGGCGGTGGCGGGATGGGCGGCATGGGCGCCAGCTGGAGCATGCTCCGCTCGATGCGCGACGACGACAAGATGCGCGCCCACCGGGTCAACCGCGGCACGACGCGGCGGATCGTGGCCTTCGCCGGACCCTACCGTCGCGACATCGTCGTCTTCCTGATCACCGTCGTCCTCGCGGCCGGGATCGGCGTCGCCACTCCGGTCCTCGCCGGCGACGTGATCAACGCGATCACCGGCGGTGGCACCGACGCCGGTGCGACCGTGGTGCGACTGGCGTTGTTCATCGCCGGCCTGGCCGTCGTCGACGCCCTGCTGTCCCTCGCCCAACGCTGGTACGCCGCCCGCATCGGTGAGGGCATCATTCTCGACCTGCGGACCCGGGTCTACGACCACGTGCAGCGCATGCCGCTGCAGTTCTTCACCCGCACCCAGACCGGGGCGCTGGTCAGCCGACTCAACAACGACGTCCTCGGTGCCCAGCGGGCGTTCACCTCCACCCTGTCGGGCGTGGTCAGCAACGTCATCCAGCTGGTGCTCACCGCCGCGGTGATGTTCACCCTCTCCTGGCAGATCACCGCGCTGTCCCTGGCGCTGCTGCCGATCTTCATCGTGCCGGCCCGCCGGGTCGGTCGCCGACTCGCGGAGATCACCCGCGAGTCCTACGACCTCGACGCCAAGATGAACGCCACGATGACCGAGCGGTTCGGTGTCTCGGGTGCCCTGCTGGTCAAGCTCTTCGGCCAGCCGGAGGAGGAGTCCCGTCGGTTCACCGAGCGGGCCGACCGGGTCCGGGAGATCGGCATCCAGTCGGCGATGTATTCACGGACCTTCTTCGTCGCGATGCTGCTCGTCGCCTCGCTGGCCCAGGCACTGACCTACGGCCTCGGCGGCTGGCTGGCGGTCACCGGCGCGGTCAGTGCCGGCACCGTGGTCACCCTCGCGCTGCTGCTGACCCGCCTGTACGGTCCGCTGACCGCACTGTCCAACGTGCGGGTCGACGTGATGAGCGCGTTGGTCTCCTTCGACCGGGTGTTCGAGGTGCTCGACCTCAAGCCGTCGATCGCGCAACGGCCGGACGCCGTACCCGTGCCGCCCGGCACCGGCCGGTTGGAGTTCCGGGATGTCCGCTTCCGCTATCCCAGCGCGGCCGAGATCTCGCTGGCTTCGCTGGAGGACGTCGCCACCCTGGACCGGACCGTCTCCGAGCCGGTGCTGCGCGGGGTGTCGTTCACCGCCGAGCCGGGGCAGTTGGTGGCCCTGGTCGGCCCGTCCGGCGCGGGCAAGAGCACGACCGCCATGTTGGTCTCCCGGGTGTACGACGTCACCGACGGCGAGATCCTGATCGGCGGTGTGGACGTGCGCGACGCGACGCTCGACTCGCTGCGCGACACCATCGGGGTGGTCACCCAGGATTCGCACCTGTTCCACGAGACGATCGCGGAGAACCTGCGCTACGCCAAGCCCGGCGCGACCGACGACGAACTGTGGGCGGCGCTGCGTGGCGCGGAGGTCGCCGAGCTGGTCCGGGCGTTGCCGGCCGGGCTGGACACCGTGGTAGGGGAGCGGGGGTACCGATTCTCCGGCGGTGAGAAGCAGCGCATCGCGATCGCCCGGCTGCTACTCAAGGCCCCGTCGATCGTCATCCTGGACGAAGCCACCGCCCACCTGGACTCGGAGTCCGAAGCGGCGGTGCAGCGCGCGTTGTCGGTCGCGCTGACCGGGCGTACGGCGTTGGTGATCGCACACCGGCTGTCGACGGTCCGCGACGCGGATCAGATCCTGGTGCTCGACGGCGGCCGGATCGTGGAACGCGGCCGGCACACCGACCTGATCGGTGCCGGCGGACTCTACGCCGAGCTGTACCGCACCCAGTTCGCGGTCGCCGATTCGCCGATCCGGTTCCCGGACGACACCGGCCCGGATCCGGTCGCGGTCGGCGGCACCCGGCAGTTCCCGATCGATCCAGAGCCGGGCGTCTGA
- the sufU gene encoding Fe-S cluster assembly sulfur transfer protein SufU, with translation MELDQLYQEIILDHYKHPQGRGLREPYAAEAHHVNPTCGDEITVRVSLDDEARIGVSHDGQGCSISQASASVLYELVDGRSADEAFTVHGAFVELVSGRGRVEPDEDVLGDGVAFAGVARYPARVKCALLPWMAFKDAAARAGVGASPEVKQ, from the coding sequence ATGGAGCTCGACCAGCTGTACCAGGAGATCATCCTGGATCACTACAAGCACCCGCAGGGCCGTGGCCTGCGGGAGCCGTACGCCGCCGAGGCACACCACGTCAACCCGACCTGTGGTGACGAGATCACCGTCCGGGTGTCGCTGGACGACGAGGCCCGGATCGGTGTGTCCCACGACGGCCAGGGCTGCTCGATCAGTCAGGCGTCGGCGAGCGTGCTGTACGAGTTGGTCGACGGCCGTTCGGCGGACGAGGCGTTCACGGTGCACGGCGCCTTCGTCGAGTTGGTTTCCGGTCGTGGTCGGGTCGAGCCGGATGAGGACGTGCTGGGTGACGGGGTGGCGTTCGCCGGTGTGGCGCGCTACCCGGCCCGGGTCAAGTGTGCGTTGCTGCCGTGGATGGCGTTCAAGGACGCCGCGGCGCGCGCCGGTGTGGGCGCGAGCCCGGAGGTGAAGCAGTGA
- a CDS encoding enoyl-CoA hydratase/isomerase family protein, translating to MWHALRDIGRTLRGHVRVVVVRGAGRAFSAGLDRRFVQSLLDPASDPVPPPNAEPGTGSDGEPPPPRLVDLPPDECAALIAQFQEAFTWLARPDLISVAAVHGPAVGAGFQLALACDVRVLADDARLRMAEVTLGLVPDLGGTRRLVELVGYSRALEICTTGRWIDAAESERIGLANLVVPAAELGPAVTDLAAAVLAGPRDAVIEIKALLAGAIDRSPAAQLRAEREAQTRRIRDLAGLGE from the coding sequence ATGTGGCACGCGCTGCGCGACATCGGCCGGACGTTGCGCGGCCACGTGCGCGTCGTCGTGGTGCGCGGGGCCGGTCGCGCGTTCTCCGCCGGTCTCGACCGCAGGTTCGTCCAGTCGCTGCTCGATCCGGCGTCGGACCCGGTGCCGCCGCCGAACGCCGAACCCGGCACCGGGTCCGACGGCGAACCACCTCCGCCGCGCCTCGTCGATCTCCCGCCGGACGAGTGCGCTGCCCTGATCGCCCAGTTCCAGGAGGCCTTCACCTGGCTGGCGCGTCCGGATCTGATCAGTGTCGCGGCGGTGCACGGCCCAGCGGTGGGCGCGGGCTTCCAACTCGCGCTCGCCTGCGACGTACGCGTCCTGGCTGACGACGCCCGGCTGCGGATGGCCGAGGTCACCCTGGGTCTGGTGCCCGACCTCGGCGGCACCCGGCGCCTGGTGGAACTGGTCGGATACAGCCGCGCCCTGGAGATCTGCACCACCGGCCGCTGGATCGACGCGGCCGAATCCGAACGGATCGGGCTGGCCAACCTGGTGGTGCCCGCAGCCGAGCTGGGTCCCGCCGTCACCGATCTGGCCGCCGCGGTGCTGGCCGGACCGCGCGACGCGGTGATCGAGATCAAAGCCCTGCTCGCCGGGGCCATCGACCGCAGCCCGGCCGCGCAACTACGTGCCGAACGGGAGGCCCAGACCCGCCGAATCCGTGACTTGGCGGGCCTCGGCGAGTGA
- a CDS encoding ABC-F family ATP-binding cassette domain-containing protein, with product MITATGLELRAGSRILLSDTTLRVQPGDRIGLVGRNGAGKTTTLKVLAGEGQPYAGQIDQRSAVGYLPQDPRTGDLFVTARDRVLSARGLDVLMSQMNELEGKLAEGGTDERLVRRYGTLEDQFASLGGYAAEAEAARICANLGLPDRVLAQTIGTLSGGQRRRIELARILFRDAAENGGGTLLLDEPTNHLDADSITWLRGFLAGHKGGLVVISHDVDLLAAVVNKVWFLDATRSVIDIYNVGWAAYQQQRETDERRRRRERANAEKKAGALLAQADKMRAKATKTVAAQNMARRAEKLLSGLEDQRVADKVAKVRFPSPAPCGKTPLTAAGLTKSYGSLEIFSGVDVAVDRGSRVAILGLNGAGKTTLLRILGGLLEPDSGAVRPGHGLRIGYYAQEHETLDVERSVLDHMRSAAVDQADTDLRKILGAFLFSGEDVNKPAGVLSGGEKTRLALATLVCSGANVLLLDEPTNNLDPVSREQVLDAIARYPGAIVLVTHDSGAVLALKPDRAILLPDGDEDAWSDDLLELVELA from the coding sequence ATGATCACCGCCACCGGCCTGGAACTGCGCGCGGGTTCGCGAATCCTGCTCTCCGACACCACGCTGCGGGTGCAGCCCGGCGACCGGATCGGCCTGGTCGGCCGCAACGGCGCGGGCAAGACCACCACCCTCAAGGTGCTGGCCGGCGAAGGGCAGCCGTACGCCGGGCAGATCGACCAACGTAGCGCGGTCGGCTATCTGCCGCAGGATCCCCGTACCGGCGATCTGTTCGTGACCGCCCGCGACCGGGTCCTGTCGGCCCGCGGCCTGGACGTGCTGATGTCGCAGATGAACGAGCTCGAGGGCAAGCTCGCCGAGGGCGGCACGGACGAGCGACTGGTCCGCCGCTACGGCACGCTGGAGGATCAGTTCGCCTCGCTCGGCGGGTACGCGGCGGAAGCCGAGGCGGCCCGTATCTGCGCCAATCTCGGCCTGCCCGACCGGGTCCTGGCGCAGACGATCGGCACGCTCTCCGGTGGCCAACGGCGCCGGATCGAGCTGGCCCGGATCCTGTTCCGGGACGCGGCCGAGAACGGCGGCGGCACCTTGCTGCTCGACGAACCGACCAACCACCTCGACGCGGACTCGATCACCTGGCTACGGGGCTTCCTCGCGGGCCACAAGGGTGGGCTGGTCGTGATCAGCCACGACGTGGACCTGCTCGCCGCCGTGGTGAACAAGGTGTGGTTCCTCGACGCCACCCGATCGGTGATCGACATCTACAACGTGGGCTGGGCGGCGTACCAGCAGCAGCGGGAGACCGACGAGCGGCGCCGCCGCCGGGAGCGGGCCAACGCGGAGAAGAAGGCCGGCGCGCTGCTCGCTCAGGCGGACAAGATGCGGGCCAAGGCGACCAAGACGGTTGCCGCGCAGAACATGGCCCGGCGAGCGGAGAAACTACTCTCCGGCCTGGAGGACCAGCGGGTCGCCGACAAGGTGGCCAAGGTGCGGTTCCCGAGTCCGGCCCCGTGTGGCAAGACCCCGTTGACCGCCGCCGGATTGACGAAGTCCTACGGGTCGTTGGAAATCTTCTCCGGCGTGGACGTCGCGGTGGATCGGGGCTCGCGAGTGGCGATTCTCGGGTTGAACGGCGCCGGCAAGACGACGCTGCTGCGCATCCTCGGTGGCCTGCTGGAACCGGATTCGGGTGCGGTCCGCCCCGGACACGGGCTGCGAATCGGCTACTACGCGCAGGAACACGAGACACTCGACGTCGAACGCTCGGTGCTCGACCACATGCGCAGCGCTGCCGTCGACCAGGCCGATACCGACCTGCGAAAAATCCTCGGTGCCTTCCTGTTCAGCGGGGAGGACGTGAACAAGCCCGCCGGCGTGCTGTCCGGTGGTGAGAAGACCCGGCTCGCGTTGGCGACCCTGGTCTGTTCCGGCGCGAACGTATTGCTGCTCGACGAGCCGACCAACAACCTGGATCCGGTCAGCCGTGAACAGGTTCTCGATGCCATCGCCCGGTATCCCGGAGCGATCGTGTTGGTTACCCACGACTCGGGTGCGGTGCTGGCGCTCAAGCCGGACCGGGCGATTCTCCTGCCCGATGGTGACGAGGATGCCTGGAGCGACGACCTGCTGGAACTCGTGGAACTTGCATGA
- a CDS encoding magnesium transporter MgtE N-terminal domain-containing protein, which translates to MMPITQLIAMVRSTQPRQAVGLLAAMPADRIPVVVAELTTADLIRLLPAAGNDLRARLMGLLSTEQLADLVRALPTAEAVSMLSSLPLDQVRAVADRLPQPTLAALLTSLPAEIQTELLSVMRPQQAQAAWAGTYQREVAEALARANADVSIPADAPPGIVLVQLFGWQITVAARRDDDGRVAVRDAEDAAYRLRANAALAVTDYQPANDVLDYCDEARRQGRPISAVGWVDNRHDGYLKRALVSLVQ; encoded by the coding sequence ATGATGCCCATAACCCAGCTGATCGCCATGGTCCGCAGCACCCAGCCGCGGCAGGCCGTGGGACTGCTGGCCGCGATGCCTGCCGACCGCATACCGGTGGTGGTCGCCGAGCTGACGACCGCCGACCTGATCCGGCTGCTGCCCGCCGCCGGCAACGATCTACGGGCTCGGCTGATGGGCTTGCTGAGCACCGAGCAGCTCGCCGACCTGGTCCGGGCCCTGCCCACGGCCGAGGCGGTGAGCATGCTCAGCAGTCTGCCGCTCGATCAGGTTCGGGCGGTGGCCGACCGGTTGCCGCAACCCACCCTCGCCGCGCTGCTCACCTCGCTGCCCGCCGAGATACAGACGGAGCTGCTGTCGGTGATGCGCCCGCAGCAGGCCCAGGCGGCCTGGGCCGGCACCTACCAACGGGAGGTGGCCGAGGCGCTCGCCCGGGCCAACGCCGACGTGAGCATCCCGGCCGACGCTCCGCCCGGAATCGTGCTGGTCCAACTGTTCGGCTGGCAGATCACCGTGGCCGCCCGGCGCGACGACGACGGACGGGTGGCGGTCCGCGACGCGGAGGACGCCGCGTACCGGCTGCGGGCGAACGCGGCGCTCGCGGTGACCGACTATCAGCCCGCGAACGACGTGCTGGACTACTGCGACGAGGCCCGCCGGCAGGGCCGGCCGATCAGCGCGGTCGGCTGGGTCGACAACCGGCATGACGGCTACCTGAAGCGGGCCCTCGTCAGCCTCGTCCAGTGA
- a CDS encoding metal-sulfur cluster assembly factor, which translates to MTEATPQAEPAAGGGAGKPALADIEEAMRDVVDPELGINVVDLGLVYGVHVDDDNVATLDMTLTSAACPLTDVIEEQARTALTTGPGGGLVSDMRINWVWLPPWGPDKITDEGRDQLRALGFNV; encoded by the coding sequence ATGACCGAGGCGACGCCGCAGGCCGAACCCGCCGCTGGCGGGGGAGCCGGCAAGCCGGCCCTGGCCGACATCGAAGAGGCGATGAGGGACGTCGTCGACCCGGAGCTCGGGATCAACGTGGTCGACCTCGGCCTGGTGTACGGCGTACACGTCGACGACGACAACGTCGCCACCCTGGACATGACGTTGACCAGCGCGGCCTGCCCGTTGACCGACGTGATCGAGGAGCAGGCCCGCACGGCGCTGACCACCGGCCCCGGTGGGGGTCTGGTCTCCGACATGCGGATCAACTGGGTGTGGCTGCCACCGTGGGGGCCGGACAAGATCACCGACGAGGGTCGGGACCAGTTGCGGGCGCTGGGCTTCAACGTCTGA
- a CDS encoding TIGR04222 domain-containing membrane protein: MTSGDTWGIPGPTFLALYGIAALGLLIISIGYRLTMFAGNRDPRPGDLTGTQVAHLTGGAPLAINAALGGLRGAGVIDVGGGRALRASGPLPAGADELTAAVHYAAYQQRRVRDLAADPRIRQSLDRLQDHLEHAGLAASRARRVTARWLGAALLGLAGVGVLRLIAGLANGRPVGYLVLLLALTVPVGLLLTIAVPRVTRSGRRALGELRRSHRHLSPSSRPAYATYGMTGAVMGVALFGSAALWTMDPDFAEAASIQRVAANGSGGGAAGDSGGSGGGGDGGGGGCGGGGCGG, encoded by the coding sequence ATGACATCCGGCGACACCTGGGGCATCCCCGGCCCCACCTTTCTGGCTCTCTACGGGATCGCGGCACTGGGGCTGCTGATCATCAGCATCGGCTACCGCCTGACGATGTTCGCCGGCAACCGTGACCCTCGACCGGGCGACCTCACCGGCACCCAGGTCGCCCACCTCACCGGCGGCGCGCCGCTGGCGATCAACGCGGCGCTCGGCGGGCTACGCGGCGCTGGCGTGATCGACGTCGGCGGCGGCCGGGCGCTACGCGCGTCAGGCCCGCTGCCGGCCGGCGCCGACGAGCTCACCGCAGCTGTCCACTACGCCGCGTACCAGCAGCGCCGGGTCCGTGATCTGGCCGCCGATCCCCGGATCCGGCAGAGCCTCGACCGGCTACAGGACCATCTCGAGCACGCCGGGCTGGCCGCATCCCGGGCGCGGCGGGTCACCGCGCGCTGGCTGGGTGCCGCGCTGCTGGGGCTCGCGGGGGTCGGCGTACTGCGGCTGATCGCGGGTCTGGCCAACGGTCGGCCGGTCGGCTACCTGGTGCTGTTGCTGGCCTTGACGGTCCCCGTCGGGTTGCTGCTCACCATCGCCGTGCCCCGGGTGACCCGCTCCGGCCGACGGGCGCTGGGCGAGCTGCGACGCAGCCATCGGCACCTGTCGCCCAGCAGCCGACCCGCGTACGCCACGTACGGCATGACCGGCGCGGTGATGGGAGTGGCGCTGTTCGGTTCGGCCGCACTGTGGACCATGGACCCGGACTTCGCCGAGGCCGCCTCGATCCAGCGCGTCGCCGCGAACGGTAGCGGCGGCGGGGCAGCGGGCGACAGTGGCGGCAGTGGCGGTGGCGGTGACGGTGGTGGCGGTGGCTGCGGGGGTGGCGGGTGCGGCGGTTGA
- a CDS encoding DUF692 domain-containing protein, translated as MTDGYGVGLGWRPEIAGLVAGLPGLRFTEVIAESVDPDRPLDPQLHALRARGVTVVPHGVRLSLGGAEPVDDARVTRLAATARLLDAPLVSEHIAFVRAGGVEAGHLLPVPRSRAAVDAVVANVVRAQTQLPVPIALEPIAALFDWPDDEFDEADFVTEILERCDALLLLDVANVYANARNRGDDPAVVLDRMPLERVAYVHVAGGAEHDGLYHDTHTDAVTPPVLELLTQLCSRRRPPAVLLERDGRYPPAAVLHAELDAIALATGMAPIT; from the coding sequence TTGACCGACGGGTACGGGGTCGGCCTCGGCTGGCGACCGGAGATCGCCGGGCTCGTCGCTGGGCTGCCCGGGCTGCGTTTCACCGAGGTGATCGCCGAGTCGGTCGATCCGGACCGCCCGCTCGACCCGCAACTGCACGCGCTGCGCGCGCGTGGGGTGACCGTCGTCCCGCACGGGGTGCGGCTCTCCCTCGGCGGCGCTGAGCCGGTCGACGACGCTCGGGTGACCCGGCTGGCCGCGACCGCGCGGCTGCTCGACGCGCCGCTGGTGAGCGAGCACATCGCGTTCGTCCGCGCCGGCGGGGTCGAGGCCGGGCATCTGCTGCCGGTGCCGCGCAGCCGGGCCGCGGTCGACGCGGTGGTGGCCAACGTGGTCCGCGCCCAGACGCAGCTGCCGGTGCCGATCGCGCTGGAGCCGATCGCGGCGTTGTTCGACTGGCCGGACGACGAGTTCGACGAAGCCGACTTCGTCACCGAGATCCTCGAACGCTGCGACGCGCTGCTGCTGCTCGACGTCGCCAACGTGTACGCCAACGCCCGTAACCGGGGCGACGATCCGGCCGTGGTGCTGGACCGGATGCCCCTGGAGCGGGTCGCCTACGTGCACGTCGCGGGCGGGGCCGAACACGACGGGCTCTATCACGACACCCACACCGACGCCGTCACGCCGCCGGTGCTGGAACTACTCACCCAGCTGTGCTCGCGGCGGCGACCACCGGCGGTGCTGCTGGAACGCGACGGCCGGTACCCACCGGCTGCGGTGCTCCACGCGGAGCTGGACGCGATCGCGCTGGCGACCGGCATGGCACCGATCACGTGA
- a CDS encoding helix-turn-helix domain-containing protein has protein sequence MAATGTAATTEKGRRIVGAERQTLAKDLVKRYSSGESIRALAASTGRSYGFVHRVLTESGVQLRQRGGARRRKKG, from the coding sequence ATGGCAGCCACCGGCACAGCCGCCACCACCGAGAAGGGTCGCCGGATCGTCGGAGCCGAGCGTCAGACCCTGGCCAAAGACCTCGTCAAGCGCTACTCCTCCGGGGAGAGCATCCGCGCCCTGGCGGCCTCCACCGGCCGTTCCTACGGCTTCGTCCACCGGGTGCTCACCGAGTCGGGCGTGCAGTTGCGTCAGCGTGGCGGCGCTCGGCGCCGCAAGAAGGGATGA
- a CDS encoding SDR family oxidoreductase, giving the protein MDLGLTDQVYVLTGASRGLGFATAACLVADGARVVLAARDAAGLAAAVERLGGPDHAVAVPADLAAPDTAERLVAAATDRFGRFDGALVSVGGPRPAAATAVDDQQWRDAFETVFLGTVRAVRTFADAAPAGSAVAVVLSTSARMPLPGLGVSNGFRPGLAAVVKEFADGYARQGVRLVSLLPGRIMTDRNVELFATAADPQRARADAEAAIPLGRLGEPAEFGRVAAFVLSPAASYLTGLTIPVDGGALPYP; this is encoded by the coding sequence ATGGATCTCGGCCTCACCGACCAGGTGTACGTGTTGACCGGCGCGTCGCGGGGGCTCGGCTTCGCCACCGCGGCCTGTCTGGTGGCCGACGGTGCCCGGGTGGTGCTCGCCGCCCGCGACGCCGCCGGGCTCGCGGCAGCCGTCGAGCGGCTCGGCGGCCCGGACCACGCGGTCGCGGTGCCCGCCGATCTCGCCGCGCCGGACACGGCCGAGCGGCTCGTCGCTGCGGCGACCGACCGGTTCGGCCGCTTCGACGGCGCCCTGGTGTCGGTAGGCGGACCGCGACCGGCCGCCGCGACAGCGGTCGACGACCAGCAGTGGCGCGACGCGTTCGAAACGGTCTTCCTCGGCACGGTACGCGCGGTGCGCACCTTCGCCGACGCGGCCCCGGCTGGCAGCGCGGTCGCGGTGGTGCTGTCCACCTCGGCCCGGATGCCGCTGCCCGGCCTCGGCGTCTCCAACGGATTCCGGCCGGGTCTGGCAGCCGTCGTCAAGGAGTTCGCCGATGGCTACGCCCGGCAGGGCGTCCGGCTGGTCAGTCTGCTGCCGGGTCGGATCATGACCGACCGTAACGTCGAGTTGTTCGCCACGGCGGCCGACCCGCAGCGGGCGCGTGCCGACGCGGAGGCGGCGATTCCGCTCGGCCGGCTCGGTGAGCCGGCCGAGTTCGGCCGCGTCGCGGCGTTCGTACTCTCCCCGGCCGCGAGCTACCTGACCGGACTGACCATCCCGGTCGACGGCGGCGCGCTGCCGTATCCGTGA
- a CDS encoding Rv0361 family membrane protein: MTPRLSPLSGQPARHLAVASGVLALSGCTMAVVAWLFLGFVQPPEAAASTAVATFASRLADGTPDSAYDLLCAATRTELNRSDFADWARRQGTSDHWVGAAVVDADRASVTVGARLTGADGTAQAVSFEVIAEQGAWRVCTGPWPR, from the coding sequence ATGACCCCCCGTCTGTCGCCCCTGTCCGGCCAACCCGCGCGGCACCTGGCCGTGGCCAGCGGGGTGCTAGCCCTGTCCGGGTGCACCATGGCGGTGGTGGCCTGGTTGTTCCTGGGTTTCGTGCAGCCGCCGGAGGCCGCCGCCAGCACCGCGGTCGCCACCTTCGCCAGTCGGTTGGCTGACGGTACCCCGGATTCGGCGTACGACCTGCTTTGCGCCGCCACCCGAACGGAGCTGAACCGGTCGGACTTCGCCGACTGGGCGCGGCGGCAGGGCACCTCGGACCACTGGGTCGGTGCGGCGGTCGTCGACGCCGACCGAGCTTCGGTCACGGTCGGCGCGCGGCTGACCGGGGCGGACGGAACCGCGCAGGCGGTGTCGTTCGAGGTGATCGCCGAACAGGGCGCCTGGCGGGTCTGTACCGGACCGTGGCCGCGCTGA